In a single window of the Drosophila albomicans strain 15112-1751.03 chromosome 3, ASM965048v2, whole genome shotgun sequence genome:
- the LOC117572679 gene encoding snaclec GPIB-binding protein subunit beta-like has product MKFFVVGIFCLLCTVVWAEGDVTPANEEDADPEVVSIKIFTYEDDTYGIGLYEKVNWHQAELLCASQSSTLVSLTSEILYNGILEWIRSMANDDLPTIAEDPIWTSGNNLGDGSLYYWQGTGGPVYYNNFRNKSYSHSACIGFNAGTGYWTEHECRESHYFMCQKYSKQIC; this is encoded by the exons ATGAAGTTTTTTGTGGTTGGTATTTTCTGTCTGCTTTGCACAGTTGTCTGGGCAGAAGGTGATGTTACACCGGCCAATGAGGAAGATGCAGACCCAGAAGTTGTgtctattaaaatatttacctATGAAGACGACACCTATGGAATAGGCTTATATGAAAAG gTGAACTGGCATCAGGCCGAACTCCTTTGTGCATCCCAGAGCTCTACGTTAGTTAGCCTTACGTCAGAAATTCTTTACAATGGGATATTAGAATGGATTCGATCTATGGCCAATGACGATTTGCCCACAATTGCTGAGGACCCTATATGGACTTCTGGAAACAATTTGGGAGACGGCTCCCTGTATTATTGGCAGGGCACTGGAGGACCCGTTTATTACAACAATTTCAGGAATAAATCGTATTCTCATTCAGCTTGTATTGGATTTAATGCTGGGACTGGCTACTGGACTGAGCATGAGTGTAGAGAATCGCATTATTTCATGTGTCAAAAATATTCCAAGCAAATATGCTAA
- the LOC117572681 gene encoding snaclec bothroinsularin subunit beta — protein sequence MKFLGLGLLCLLGAPAWADLEPFPTLTYQYGNYLLSVVNKLNWYEATTACARYGDSLASIPNQRAQTRIYNAILSSGFQKILTEPVWTSGSNQANGVQWSWYSTGNTITYRNFAEAPYSYVYNCLALDAVSGLWRDINCMEKRYFVCEKRCA from the exons atgaaatttctagGTCTCGGTCTACTTTGTTTACTCGGTGCTCCAGCATGGGCTGATTTGGAACCTTTTCCAACCTTAACGTATCAATATGGAAACTATTTACTATCCGTTGTAAATAAG TTGAATTGGTACGAAGCAACGACAGCTTGTGCCAGATATGGTGACTCCTTAGCATCGATTCCCAATCAAAGGGCTCAGACTCGAATATATAACGCGATTCTCAGTTCGGGTTTCCAGAAAATTTTGACCGAACCAGTCTGGACTTCTGGCTCGAATCAGGCCAATGGCGTTCAATGGAGTTGGTATTCAACTGGTAATACAATTACTTACCGTAATTTTGCTGAGGCACCATATTCATATGTGTACAATTGCCTGGCTCTGGATGCAGTTTCCGGATTATGGAGAGATATAAACTGCATGGAGAAACGTTATTTTGTTTGCGAAAAACGATGTGCATAA